CTCATGgatgttatgtattattttgtaCTGGTGAAAGAGAACCATCAAGTAGTTGAAATTTGTTGGGACTTTGGAGAATATAAGATAATTGCCTATATCTAGAAGCGCTTAGGGAATTTGTGAGTGGTTACACTTGTATTGTCAGCAAGAATGGATCTCGGAAGGTTTATGACAAACAACAGGACATGAGCCTGcagaaatataatatatattgacTATGGTGTTGGtatttgaaaaacaaatatgagcttattacttttttttgaaGAGAAATTTTAGCACTGCATCCAACATCATTATGacatcccttttttttttgtgctgTTACAGGAACATATGCGATAGCAATGAGCAACATGTTATTGAATTCGATTCCACAAGGGAAGCTGCTGAAGAAGCTGTGAAAAAGAATAGTGAAGATATCATTAAATCTATTGACGGtaagttttcaaaaatttgtcTTGTATGTTCTGATTTTGGGTTGTCgcttttgagtttttttaaaaaagaacaaaaggTAGGCATGCTGTTCAGTACTAAAGAAACTCTCTATAGATAGGCAATAAGTTAGACATTTTGGAAGTAAATTGTGCTCATACAAGCAATAATTCTAACATGGTAAAATGATGTAGCACATTTCGTTGTAGATTATCTAGTTTCGTCTGTCATGATTAGTTCATATTTTGGTTTGGGTGCTGCTGCCAAGTAGTAATTTTTCCAGGAAAGTAACTTATACAATGGTGTCTTTTTTATGGTTGGCGTGATTTGGTGATGACTATTATGTGCTGTTTTGTAATGTTTCCCCTGGTTTCATTCTTATCCAGGCTTGTCAGGGGAAGAGAGAGGATCTATATCTGGCATTCTGGATACTGCCAGTGCACACTCGGAGACCCTAGATGAACTTAAGAAAGATCATTGCACACAGTCTACCTCCATTGAACAGAAGGCCATTGAAACATTTCAGCAGAAGTTTATGGTATGTTGATCAAGAATTTTACTATACTTTTAAAATGTTCAGGACTTTTTGCTGTTGGTTAGAAGATAAGACAATGCTGTCACATACCATTTTCCGCATAAGTAGTGCAGTTCTGTTGGccgaataagaaaaataaatcccTATACACCTAATACCTGTTTGGTTGACGTTATTAGATAATAGAAACACTAAGCTAATAATCCATTCGTAGCTCTTGTCATTTTCTAGTTAAGAAAAGGCGTACTGTGTACTTGTGCTGAACTTTTATTACTTTTCTGATTGATGTTCAGGATTATGAGCCAACTGGAACAACACCAATTAGGTCTGAACCAGATGTACCAAGCAAGGGAACAATTGAGTCGTTGCGAGCCATGCCAATGGAGACTCTACTAGAGGAATTTCGAGAGAACAATTCATTGGAGTCCTTCCAAGTAAAGGAACTAAAGCCATCACTTATACCACGATCTCCTCTCTCACTGATTAACAATTAGCAGATTGGTCTCATCGTTCCCTCGTGCATATGATCACTTAATCTGTATCGGTATTTTCCTTGTATACTGAGTGAATACTGCAAACTGCAGTATATATTGTAGGTTGATTGGTACAGTCTTAAACAATAAATCCCACCTTGGGATTTAGAAAAATGGCTGTAAATGAGTAACTCTTGGTACATTTATTTAGTAAAAAATGGTGCTCTCTATGTATTGTGAAAGTGTTATATTCCTTGAAGAGTTGATAATTCAACCGCCAAAAATCACAAATCGCTTTTTTTTCCTAACTTGGTTTGTCGATTCGATTTGACTTGTGTTTCATGACCCCAAAATATAACACACAAAGTATAACCaaattcttgaatttataaGCAATGGCTATTTTCAGGCAAATTATAGTCCAACTCTATATATGAACTAAATTTCAAGAAACAATACCATTGATACCAAATTCCCAATGTTCAAATCCAAAACCCTAAAGATTTTTCCTTCCAAATATGCAAAACTTTGTTATTCTTCAGCTCCCTCTATAGCTGAGGCCAacactcatcatcatcatcatcatcaactaGTTCTTGAACAAACACcaatttcacaattttctcattattttgaTCCAAGATTCTATCTTTCTCAACTTATAAAGTGTAAAAATCTTTATCAAGTAAAACAAGTTCATGCTTCAATAACAACTAATGGATTTCTTGAAAATCTAATTGTTGCTAATAAGCTTCTATACATATATTGTATGCATAAGTCTTTAGATGATTCATATGCTTTGTTTTGTAGATTTAATGAGAAAAACGCTGTTTCTTGGAGTGTTATGGTTGGTGGGTATGCTAAAGCTGGAGACTTTATGAACTGTTTTAGGATTTTTAAGGAGTATTTAAGATCTGGGGTTAGACCTGATACTTATACATTGCCTTTTGTGATAAGGGTTTGTAGAGATACAATGGATCTGCAAATGGGTAGATTGATTCATAATGTTGTTTACAAATGTGGGTTGCTGTTAGATAACTTTGTTGTTGCAGCGCTTGTTGATATGTATTCGAAATGTAAGGTAATTGGGGATGCAAAGCAACTGTTTGATGGAATGCCTAAGAGGGATGTTGTGACTTGGACGGTTATGATTGGGGCGTGTACGGAGTGTGGGGATGCGACTGAGGCTTTAGTTTTGTTTGATCAAATGAGGGAGGAAGGAGTTGTTCCGGATAAAGTCGTTTTGGTAAATGTAGTTAATGCTTGTGCAAAGATAGGGGCAATGCATAAGGCtaagttagtacatgaatatataGTGAAGAACAAGTTTTCGTTCGATGTTATCTTGGGTACAGCGATGGTTGATATGTATGCTAAATGTGGATCGATTGATGTTGCGAGGGAAGTGTTTGATGGTTTGAGAGAAAAGAACGTTATAACTTGGAGTGCGATGATAGCAGCTTATGGTTATCATGGCCAAGGAAACAAAGCTGTTGATATGTTCCCTATGATGTTAAGGACGGGGATATTGCCTAACAAGATCACATTTGTTTCTCTTCTGTATGCGTGTAGTCATAGCGGGCTGGTTGAAGAAGGTAAACAACTTTTCATTTCTATGCAGAAAGAGTACGGAGTGAAGCCTGATATCAAACATTTCACTTGTATGGTGGACCTCTTGGGCCGCGCTGGGAAAATTGACGAGTCATTAAAGTTAATAGAGGATATGGCTGTTGAAAAAGATGAAGGGCTTTGGGGGGCATTACTTGGAGCATGTAGAATTCATGGCTGTGTAGAGCTTGCCGAAATGGCAGCAAAATCGTTGATTGAACTGCAACCTGAAAACGCAGGGCACTACGTCTtgctatcaaatatatatgctAAAGCAGGTAAGTGGCAGGATATGGCCAATATTAGGGAGTTAATGAGCCATCAGAGATTGAAGAAAGTTCCCGGTTGGACATGGATTGAAGTTGATAACAAGATTCATCGATTCAGCGTTGGAGACCACACCCATCCTCTATCGAAAGAGATTTACGAGAAGTTAAAATATCTGCTGAAGGAACTAGAGATTTCTGGTTATGTTCCAGATACAAACTTTGTGTTGCATGATGTTGATGAGGAACTTAAGCTTGGAAACCTATTCTCTCATAGTGAAAAGTTGGCTATTGCATTTGGCCTCATAAGCACACCTGAACAATCTACTATTAGAATTATGAAGAACCTTAGAGTATGTGGTGACTGCCACACATTCTGTAAGTTTGTTTCTCAGGTTACAAGTAGGGTGATCATTGTCCGCGATGCAAATCGGTTTCACCACTTCAAAGAAGGTGCCTGTTCTTGCAAAGATTACTGGTGATTGGTGATTAGCTTTAGTTCCAGTCTTATGAGGTGATTGGTATGTCTGTAATGCTGCTGGATGTGTGTCGAATAGTGCATTTTTTTAGAGGATCCAACGCGGatacaacaatatttttggAGATTTTGAGCAACATAGGATGAGAGGGGGATGAAGAAAGTGGACTAAACAGACTCACATTTCTCATCGAAAGTATAGTGAAAAGAATCATATCGAACACACCCCTAACCAATCCCTTCTTTCGTAGATCATGTGTATTGTAAGTGATCTGAGCCTGCCTGCAACAAGCCACTTGTCGAGGCAAGTGAAGTTGGCGAGCCGTATGATGGACAACTCTATCCTGCAGTTTGGACAGGACTCCACTTCTAGTTAGTATCCTCTTGATTTTGGTAAATCATGTGTATTGGTAGACAAGTTTGGGGGCCAATGAAGTCAATCTACTAATTTCCGAAAAATCAATGGACTAACAAACACGAAAAAATACCTAAAAGTACTACATGAGGCCAAAACCCATCAAGTACTACATGAACAACTAATTAAACACCAATTTCACATTTTTCTCATCAAGATTCTATCTTTCTTAACTTACTAAGTTTCTAACGTAGAACATTCAATAAATCGAGGTATTTCAAAACTCAATGTCTAAATTCTGGATCTGTCGTTGCTTAAAACCTTATGAATTTCTCCAATTCATTGAACTAAGGAATATTTTACTTTATGGGAAATTAAGTGAAAGCTGCAAAAGCTAAATCTTATAATTAGTATAGTTCACCACATACATTATGCCTTCTTATTGTAACCAATTAATTTTTGTGGCCACTACAAGAATTAAGACAAACATCTTTTCATTTCTAAGACAAATTGCCTAATCCAACTATGGCAAAAGAACAACTTGctcacacacatacacacactaAAGAAATATACGATTCATCGATATCCTACATGTCGTTATATGGTGTCTGTTGTTGATAAGAAAACGAACCTTAAGCCTAACTCAATTTGTACTTTTTATGGGTATTTGAATTCAACGAGATATGttgcactttttttttctgaataaTGAAAGGGAATAAAATCTTGGGCAAATTACataaatcacatacttttaagttaaaattacaattttatctCTTAGAAGTTTGTATTTACAAAAATCTTTCAAACGGATACATTAATGGAGGGCCCAGATACATTAATGGCCAAAAAATCAAAGCACTAAGATATTAAAAAGAGGGACGAATACATgcgttgatacattaaaaagaggatCGAATACATTAATAGAGTGTCGGATACATTAATGAAGGGTTTGGATACATTAATGGCCAAAAGATCaaagcgctgatacattaaaaagaggatCAGATAcatgcgctgatacattaaaaagagggtCGGATACATTAATGGAGTGTCTGATTAcattaatgacatttttgacttaagaaaaaaatgagaaatttataaaactcataggagataatgataataagtaaaataaaagatggaatttctgtaattatttctaaaatcttctttttgttattgttactatatatatatatatttaaaggtagagcttttttttctctcaagaATATGATTATTACATCATGTTGACATGGgaactaaaaatttatttattatttaaaaattaggtATTTATGGATAAGGGAAATTAGTGCAACATAAAAGTTTTGATATAGAAGTTGCAACAATTTTGGAGGTGCACATGTATTGCCAAATTTCCAATACCAAATGCATATCTTACACTTGGGTTCTTTTTGAGGTATCACCAAATTGTGTTAAGATTGTACTTAGAACTTTTCCAAAGTTATTGTGAAAACTTGTCATCAAGTGAGCAAAAACCTTAGTGGAATTTCTTGTGTTTTGATGAAAGAATGCTTAAGTAGGGGCGGATTCAGAATCTGAATATATCATTATAGATTTGAATTCGAGATTCTTTCATTCATTTGGTTTATAGGGTTAACGTTTGAGGTGTACATactatttgtatttatttagtaaATTCTTTAAAGGCTTAAGTCATACACAGACCCTTAAAGTTgttctaatattttatttagccACCCCGATTCAATCTTTTTCCTATTGAACATCTATATTACAGTAAATTTGTACCTAGTAGACATTTTTTGCTGACATGCCACTATGTCTGTAATACACACACCTAAAGAGCGTGGAAGAtatatttacttaaaaaaaagatttttttttaaaaaaattaaagtaatatcTCCTCTTTTTCTTTGACTAAACTTAACCACCATTGCTACCAACTTTCCTCCATCAccattttttcatcttttatttttcaagccATCGTTTTCTTCCCCTTCTTTCACCACCCACCACCGACAtcacaaatatttaaatatattgtgGTAAGAAATagaatcaaaaataattttgaggaaGCTTCATTTTTTCGACGAatctgaaattatttttttcaaaattgttaAGAAATTTAAATCCTACAAAACTCACaacatagaagaaaaaaagtatcaacaaatttaaattaatatttaagaaaGTAGTGATATTGGGAGAAATACCAATTACAATAATGAGTAAGATTCAAGGAGAAAGATAGGTGGATGGATGGAAAacaaattcatataattttgaattgaaaggAAAAAGTGTCAAATTCAAAATTACTATCGAAATACTTCGATTTTGTATCTCGTGCTAAGGAAAATGATGAACGGATACTTATCTATTTTCATTTACATGCTATCATGGTTGAAAACATTCAGTGTTCAAAAAATTGCCACTTTGATGCAA
The nucleotide sequence above comes from Solanum pennellii chromosome 9, SPENNV200. Encoded proteins:
- the LOC107031687 gene encoding pentatricopeptide repeat-containing protein At4g21065; the protein is MFKSKTLKIFPSKYAKLCYSSAPSIAEANTHHHHHHQLVLEQTPISQFSHYFDPRFYLSQLIKCKNLYQVKQVHASITTNGFLENLIVANKLLYIYCMHKSLDDSYALFCRFNEKNAVSWSVMVGGYAKAGDFMNCFRIFKEYLRSGVRPDTYTLPFVIRVCRDTMDLQMGRLIHNVVYKCGLLLDNFVVAALVDMYSKCKVIGDAKQLFDGMPKRDVVTWTVMIGACTECGDATEALVLFDQMREEGVVPDKVVLVNVVNACAKIGAMHKAKLVHEYIVKNKFSFDVILGTAMVDMYAKCGSIDVAREVFDGLREKNVITWSAMIAAYGYHGQGNKAVDMFPMMLRTGILPNKITFVSLLYACSHSGLVEEGKQLFISMQKEYGVKPDIKHFTCMVDLLGRAGKIDESLKLIEDMAVEKDEGLWGALLGACRIHGCVELAEMAAKSLIELQPENAGHYVLLSNIYAKAGKWQDMANIRELMSHQRLKKVPGWTWIEVDNKIHRFSVGDHTHPLSKEIYEKLKYLLKELEISGYVPDTNFVLHDVDEELKLGNLFSHSEKLAIAFGLISTPEQSTIRIMKNLRVCGDCHTFCKFVSQVTSRVIIVRDANRFHHFKEGACSCKDYW